The following are encoded in a window of Nibricoccus aquaticus genomic DNA:
- a CDS encoding SDR family oxidoreductase, which yields MSNTGALKIVITGVTRGLGRALAETFIAGGHTVIGCGRSANEIFDLRFTHPAPQDFAVVDVADPAKVDLWAEKVLAVHGAPDFLLNNAALMNEPAPLWKVPADKFSRLIDVNVKGVANMVRAFVPAMIEAKRGVIVNFSSGWGRSVSPDVAPYCASKWAIEGLTQALAAELPKGLAAVPLNPGVIDTDMLRQCWAEGAASYPKAEVWAKKAAAFILKLGPKDNGKPLSVGGFED from the coding sequence ATGAGTAACACGGGCGCATTGAAGATCGTCATCACGGGAGTCACGCGGGGGCTGGGGCGCGCGCTGGCGGAGACATTTATCGCGGGCGGGCACACCGTCATCGGGTGCGGGCGGAGTGCGAATGAGATTTTCGATCTGCGGTTCACGCATCCGGCGCCGCAGGATTTCGCGGTGGTGGATGTGGCTGATCCGGCGAAGGTGGATTTGTGGGCAGAGAAGGTTCTGGCCGTGCACGGCGCGCCTGATTTTTTGCTGAATAATGCGGCGCTTATGAATGAGCCGGCACCGCTCTGGAAAGTGCCGGCGGATAAGTTTTCGCGGTTGATCGACGTTAATGTGAAAGGCGTGGCGAATATGGTGCGGGCGTTTGTGCCGGCGATGATCGAGGCGAAACGCGGGGTGATCGTGAATTTTAGCTCGGGCTGGGGGCGTTCGGTGTCGCCCGACGTGGCGCCTTATTGCGCGTCGAAGTGGGCGATCGAAGGGCTGACGCAAGCGTTGGCGGCGGAGTTGCCGAAAGGGCTGGCGGCGGTGCCGCTGAATCCGGGCGTGATCGACACGGATATGTTGCGCCAGTGCTGGGCGGAGGGAGCGGCGAGTTATCCGAAGGCTGAGGTGTGGGCGAAGAAGGCGGCGGCGTTTATCCTGAAGCTCGGGCCGAAGGATAATGGGAAGCCGCTGAGCGTGGGCGGGTTTGAGGACTGA
- a CDS encoding FtsB family cell division protein, protein MNLRRLIVVLYLLLFVGIAIGSGVFFWRSREEYQHLLKAEQMAKVQLAEAQQKLKEQETVLERLRNDPAYVEMVIRRQLGYAKPGEKIFLFSEQDERLFRTEPKR, encoded by the coding sequence GTGAATTTGCGCCGACTGATCGTTGTTCTCTACCTGCTATTGTTCGTGGGCATCGCCATTGGCTCGGGCGTGTTTTTCTGGAGGTCGCGTGAGGAGTACCAGCATCTGCTCAAGGCGGAGCAGATGGCGAAAGTGCAGCTGGCTGAGGCACAGCAGAAACTGAAGGAGCAGGAGACGGTGCTGGAGCGGCTGCGGAACGATCCGGCGTATGTGGAAATGGTGATACGCCGGCAGCTCGGCTACGCGAAGCCGGGCGAGAAGATTTTTCTTTTTTCAGAGCAGGACGAGCGGCTTTTCCGGACGGAGCCTAAGCGCTGA
- a CDS encoding UTP--glucose-1-phosphate uridylyltransferase: protein MATPSIIEAFERAGQGQVFAFYSQLDAAAQQRLLAEAAEIDLAEVEQLNRTLLGKNAATVNLDGLAPAPFAPLPENGGNADDWAKAKAAGEAALRAGRVAAFTVAGGQGTRLGYDGPKGTYPVTPLKKKTLFQVFAEKIRAAAIRYGKPIHWFIMTSHANHEATEGFFKENTFFGLDASLVHFFRQGRMPAVDFNGKILLETTGTIAMSPDGHGGSLRALDRSGALDLMKREGIDTLSYFQVDNPLIRVIDPTFIGFHLLRGSEMSSKMVPKAYAEEKVGHFCTQHGKNVVVEYSDLPASYQKEVDEKTGKLRYIAGSVAIHIFDAAFIRRMAAGGEGVALPFHRADKKIPTVDAAGKAVKPEKANGVKFEMFVFDALPFAKNPVIIEAKRADDFSPVKNAEGLDSPKTCREDQLRQFARWFKANGAAVATDASGLPNVAVEVSPLFGYDEDSFADRWAKAATKPAITDGLYLE from the coding sequence ATGGCCACACCCTCGATCATCGAAGCTTTCGAACGCGCCGGACAGGGACAGGTTTTCGCGTTTTACTCCCAACTCGATGCAGCCGCGCAGCAGCGGTTGCTCGCCGAAGCCGCCGAGATCGATCTCGCGGAAGTGGAGCAACTCAACCGCACGTTGCTTGGAAAGAACGCGGCGACGGTGAATCTCGACGGACTCGCGCCCGCGCCGTTTGCGCCGCTGCCTGAGAATGGTGGCAACGCGGATGACTGGGCGAAGGCGAAAGCGGCGGGCGAAGCGGCGCTGCGCGCGGGACGGGTGGCGGCGTTCACCGTCGCGGGCGGACAGGGGACGCGGCTCGGTTACGATGGGCCGAAGGGAACTTATCCGGTGACGCCGCTGAAGAAGAAGACGCTGTTTCAGGTCTTCGCGGAGAAGATCCGGGCGGCGGCGATTCGTTATGGGAAACCGATTCACTGGTTCATCATGACGAGTCACGCGAACCACGAGGCGACGGAAGGGTTTTTCAAAGAGAACACGTTCTTCGGTCTCGATGCATCGCTGGTGCATTTCTTTCGGCAGGGCCGGATGCCGGCGGTGGATTTTAATGGGAAGATTTTGCTGGAAACGACGGGAACGATTGCGATGAGCCCGGACGGGCATGGCGGTTCGCTGCGTGCGCTCGATCGCAGTGGCGCACTCGATCTGATGAAGCGCGAAGGGATCGATACGCTGAGCTATTTCCAGGTGGATAATCCGCTGATTCGCGTGATCGATCCGACGTTCATTGGCTTTCACCTGCTGCGCGGTTCGGAGATGAGCAGCAAGATGGTGCCGAAGGCGTATGCCGAGGAAAAGGTCGGGCATTTCTGCACGCAGCATGGGAAGAACGTGGTCGTGGAGTATTCGGATCTTCCGGCGAGTTATCAGAAGGAAGTGGACGAGAAGACCGGGAAGCTGCGGTACATCGCGGGGAGCGTGGCGATCCATATTTTCGACGCAGCGTTCATCCGTCGCATGGCAGCTGGTGGCGAAGGTGTGGCGCTGCCGTTTCACCGTGCGGATAAGAAAATTCCGACGGTCGATGCCGCAGGCAAAGCGGTGAAGCCGGAGAAGGCGAATGGCGTGAAGTTCGAGATGTTTGTCTTCGACGCACTGCCGTTCGCGAAGAATCCCGTGATCATCGAGGCGAAGCGCGCGGACGATTTCAGTCCGGTGAAAAATGCCGAGGGACTCGATTCGCCGAAGACCTGTCGCGAAGACCAGCTGCGTCAATTTGCGCGGTGGTTCAAAGCCAATGGCGCGGCGGTGGCCACCGATGCGAGCGGGCTGCCAAACGTGGCGGTCGAGGTGTCGCCGCTGTTTGGGTACGACGAGGATTCGTTTGCGGATCGCTGGGCGAAGGCAGCCACGAAGCCTGCGATCACCGACGGGCTCTATCTCGAATAA
- a CDS encoding ExeA family protein, giving the protein MYQSFYGFSEMPFNITPDPKFLYLSPTHQEALQHLKFGVEQRKGFIVVVGEVGCGKTTLCRRFLNELDPARFDTALIVNPRVNETQMLRAILQELGETTDADDPHDLVLQMNRILLERIERGRDIVLIIDEAQNLSFEVLEQVRLLSNLETDKQKLLQIVLMGQPELKDIIKRDELRQLRQRILVHCELEPLNPYDLAHYVNHRMTKAGWNGRPFFTSWAMRRIHGFSRGIPRVVNNLCDKALLSAYIRESDEISYWDVRRAIIDVKKLTD; this is encoded by the coding sequence ATGTATCAGAGCTTTTACGGATTCTCGGAGATGCCGTTCAACATCACCCCGGACCCGAAATTCCTCTACCTTTCACCCACCCACCAGGAAGCCCTCCAACACCTCAAATTCGGGGTCGAGCAGCGCAAGGGCTTCATCGTGGTCGTCGGCGAGGTCGGCTGCGGAAAAACCACCCTCTGCCGCCGCTTCCTCAACGAGCTCGATCCCGCCCGCTTCGACACCGCCCTTATCGTCAACCCGCGCGTCAACGAGACCCAGATGCTCCGCGCCATCCTCCAGGAACTCGGCGAAACCACCGACGCCGACGACCCCCACGATCTCGTCCTCCAGATGAACCGCATCCTCCTCGAACGCATCGAGCGCGGCCGCGACATCGTCCTCATCATCGACGAGGCCCAGAACCTCTCCTTCGAAGTCCTCGAACAAGTCCGCCTCCTCTCCAACCTCGAAACCGATAAACAAAAACTCCTCCAGATCGTCCTCATGGGACAGCCCGAGCTGAAAGACATCATCAAGCGCGACGAACTCCGCCAGCTCCGCCAGCGCATCCTCGTCCACTGCGAACTCGAACCCCTCAACCCGTACGACCTCGCCCACTACGTGAACCACCGCATGACCAAGGCCGGCTGGAACGGCCGCCCCTTTTTCACCTCCTGGGCCATGCGCCGCATCCACGGATTCTCCCGCGGCATTCCCCGCGTCGTGAATAACCTCTGCGACAAGGCCCTCCTCTCCGCCTACATCCGAGAGTCCGACGAGATCTCCTACTGGGACGTCCGCCGTGCGATCATCGACGTGAAAAAACTCACCGACTAA
- a CDS encoding sugar transferase, whose translation MLSHSRQNRILLFKLSDGVLFALALGFAYLLRAFFPFFDLPQIESFQEHLWLFPVFALLAPVTLASQGFYQDLRLNGRLGTILIVMRSVVFITITLISILFLVRTQFARSVIILACGFGGVLVYLRHEWLARFMAARRTTKSWRHRVLWVGATQENARLRESLSPAERDQLESVGEFDPGTESVGHLVNLLHEHSVNAVIVNLAGIDNTRLQFLLSACEREGVSVIVRPGFFARSPFGMSVDWFAGEPVIHYSAQSAPAVHLILKQLFDFAATAVLLLLIAPLLLLIVLTIKFTSPGPVLFRQQRAGLNGRPFQLLKFRSMRTGAETEQAALAAKNEMTGPVFKIAKDPRVTPIGRFLRRHSLDELPQLWNVLRGEMSLVGPRPLPIEEVKRFNDDAHRRRLSVRPGLTCLWQISGRNDIAQFEDWVRLDLAYIDQWSLWLDFKILLGTIPVVIFGRGGR comes from the coding sequence GTGCTCTCCCACTCCCGGCAAAATCGCATCCTGCTCTTCAAGCTGAGCGACGGCGTGCTCTTCGCCCTCGCCCTCGGCTTCGCCTACCTGCTGCGCGCGTTCTTCCCCTTCTTCGACCTCCCCCAGATCGAAAGCTTCCAAGAGCATCTCTGGCTCTTCCCCGTCTTCGCCCTGCTCGCCCCGGTCACGCTCGCCTCGCAGGGTTTCTACCAGGATCTCCGCCTCAACGGCCGTCTCGGCACGATCCTCATCGTGATGCGCAGCGTCGTCTTCATCACGATCACGCTCATCTCGATCCTCTTCCTCGTCCGCACCCAGTTCGCCCGCTCCGTCATCATCCTCGCCTGCGGCTTCGGCGGCGTACTCGTTTACCTGCGACACGAATGGCTCGCCCGCTTCATGGCCGCGCGCCGCACCACGAAATCCTGGCGCCACCGCGTGCTCTGGGTCGGCGCCACCCAGGAAAACGCCCGCCTCCGCGAATCGCTTTCCCCCGCGGAGCGCGACCAGCTCGAAAGCGTCGGTGAATTCGACCCCGGCACCGAATCCGTCGGCCACCTCGTCAACCTCCTCCACGAACACTCCGTCAACGCCGTCATCGTCAACCTCGCCGGCATCGACAACACCCGTCTCCAGTTTCTCCTCTCCGCCTGCGAACGCGAAGGCGTCTCCGTCATCGTGCGCCCCGGATTTTTCGCCCGCTCTCCCTTCGGCATGAGCGTGGACTGGTTCGCCGGCGAGCCCGTCATCCACTACAGCGCACAGAGCGCCCCGGCCGTTCACCTGATCCTCAAACAACTCTTCGATTTCGCCGCCACCGCCGTCCTCCTCCTGCTCATCGCTCCGCTGCTGCTGCTCATTGTCCTCACCATAAAATTCACCTCCCCCGGCCCCGTCCTCTTTCGCCAGCAGCGCGCCGGTCTCAACGGCCGCCCGTTTCAGCTGCTTAAATTCCGCTCCATGCGCACCGGCGCCGAAACCGAACAAGCCGCCCTCGCCGCCAAAAACGAAATGACCGGCCCCGTCTTCAAGATCGCCAAAGACCCCCGAGTCACTCCCATCGGACGTTTCCTGCGCCGCCACAGCCTCGACGAACTTCCCCAGCTCTGGAACGTCCTCCGCGGCGAGATGAGCCTCGTCGGCCCGCGCCCACTACCGATCGAGGAGGTTAAACGTTTCAACGACGACGCCCACCGCCGCCGCCTCAGCGTCCGCCCCGGCCTCACCTGCCTCTGGCAGATCAGCGGACGCAACGACATCGCCCAATTCGAAGACTGGGTCCGCCTCGACCTCGCCTACATCGATCAATGGTCCCTCTGGCTCGATTTCAAAATCCTCCTCGGCACCATCCCTGTCGTCATCTTCGGCCGCGGCGGCCGCTGA
- a CDS encoding O-antigen ligase family protein: MEPSAKIPQSPAPPSVGSRLGSRKKSTRLHPLEIAFLALISAHLVFLPWALGTMHVWSQLVSFSLAFAGFALALIPRTHTEEFSDDGRRYRYIPSRRLLAFPGFWLGLAVLFYAFVQALNPAWNYASSSGDWWMEEKAYIAWLPSGATAPFADSNPWRSLLVWSSAWMLACSLWIGLTRRASIRSLLVILTINATALALVGILQHVAGNGKILWLITPSTHYSVATFLYKNHAGAFFNLMLAASAATATWYYRRSERRLERTSPAPLFTLCAVALSLIVALSFSRAATVLMIGFVLLSLVLGAIYMLRSARRPNLLLVSLLTVSLTILAFVSARQLRLEQAAEKFQQLFTTDRVQSFEFRQLSAQATWDMASERLATGWGAGCYRFLFPLFQQNYPQIYQPAPNADRSFLFEHAHNDYLEFLAELGLIGCAPLVILLLLLATKLIRGRLWQNPPLLFLALGLLILLAHCWIDFHLHCPAILLTACALAAIAGRWSELESRRRSP; encoded by the coding sequence GTGGAGCCTTCCGCAAAAATCCCCCAATCCCCCGCTCCCCCGTCCGTCGGTTCCCGACTCGGCTCGCGCAAAAAATCCACGCGCCTCCACCCGCTCGAAATCGCCTTCCTCGCGCTCATTTCCGCTCATCTCGTTTTTCTCCCGTGGGCGCTCGGCACAATGCACGTCTGGAGCCAGCTCGTCAGCTTCAGCCTCGCATTCGCCGGCTTCGCACTCGCACTCATCCCGCGCACCCACACCGAGGAGTTTTCCGACGACGGCCGTCGCTACCGTTACATCCCGTCGCGCCGTCTCCTAGCCTTCCCCGGCTTCTGGCTCGGCCTCGCCGTTCTCTTTTACGCCTTCGTTCAAGCGCTGAATCCAGCGTGGAACTACGCCAGCTCCAGCGGCGATTGGTGGATGGAGGAAAAAGCTTACATCGCCTGGCTCCCGTCCGGCGCCACCGCACCCTTCGCCGACTCCAATCCCTGGCGCTCCCTTCTCGTCTGGAGCTCCGCCTGGATGCTCGCCTGCTCCCTCTGGATCGGCCTCACCCGCCGCGCCTCCATCCGCTCGCTTCTCGTCATCCTCACGATCAACGCCACCGCCCTGGCCCTCGTCGGCATTCTCCAGCACGTCGCAGGCAACGGCAAAATTCTCTGGCTCATCACGCCATCCACGCACTACTCCGTCGCCACCTTCCTCTACAAAAACCACGCCGGCGCCTTCTTTAACCTCATGCTCGCCGCCTCCGCCGCGACCGCCACGTGGTATTATCGCCGCTCCGAGCGGCGCCTCGAACGCACTAGCCCCGCGCCGCTCTTCACACTTTGCGCCGTCGCGCTTTCCCTGATCGTCGCGCTCAGTTTCTCCCGCGCCGCCACCGTCCTCATGATCGGCTTCGTCCTGCTCAGCCTCGTCCTCGGCGCGATCTACATGCTTCGCAGCGCCCGCCGCCCCAACCTCCTGCTCGTCAGCCTGCTCACCGTCTCGCTCACCATCCTCGCTTTCGTCAGCGCCCGCCAGCTCCGCCTCGAACAAGCCGCCGAGAAATTCCAGCAACTCTTCACCACCGATCGCGTTCAATCCTTCGAGTTCCGCCAGCTCTCCGCGCAAGCCACTTGGGACATGGCCAGCGAACGCCTTGCCACCGGCTGGGGCGCCGGCTGCTACCGTTTTCTCTTTCCGCTTTTCCAGCAAAACTACCCGCAGATCTACCAGCCTGCACCCAACGCCGACCGCAGCTTCCTCTTCGAGCACGCGCACAACGACTACCTCGAGTTCCTCGCAGAGCTCGGCCTCATCGGCTGCGCACCGCTCGTGATACTCCTCTTGCTCCTCGCGACCAAACTCATCCGCGGCCGCCTCTGGCAAAACCCGCCGCTGCTCTTCCTCGCGCTCGGCCTCCTCATCCTGCTCGCCCACTGCTGGATTGATTTCCACCTCCACTGCCCCGCCATTCTGCTCACCGCCTGCGCCCTCGCCGCGATCGCCGGCCGCTGGTCCGAACTCGAATCCCGCCGCCGCTCCCCATAG